A window from Gossypium raimondii isolate GPD5lz chromosome 7, ASM2569854v1, whole genome shotgun sequence encodes these proteins:
- the LOC105800277 gene encoding UDP-arabinopyranose mutase 1, with product MAEPATATQAAAPVVALLKDELDIVIPTIRNLDFLEMWRPFFQPYHLIIVQDGDPSKTIKVPEGFDYELYNRNDINRILGPKASCISFKDSACRCFGYMVSKKKYIFTIDDDCFVAKDPSGKAINALEQHIKNLLSPSTPFFFNTLYDPFREGADFVRGYPFSLREGVPTAASHGLWLNIPDYDAPTQLVKPLERNTRYVDAVLTIPKGTLFPMCGMNLAFNRELIGPAMYFGLMGDGQPIGRYDDMWAGWCTKVICDHLGLGVKTGLPYIFHSKASNPFVNLRKEYKGIYWQEEIIPFFQKAVLPKDCTTVQKCYIELAKQVKEKLSKVDPYFDNLADAMVTWIEAWDELNPTGPVPNGKAA from the exons ATGGCAGAGCCTGCAACAGCAACACAAGCAGCAGCACCAGTAGTGGCTCTGCTGAAAGATGAGCTCGACATTGTTATACCAACCATAAGGAACTTGGACTTTCTTGAGATGTGGAGGCCATTCTTTCAGCCTTACCATCTCATCATTGTTCAAGATGGTGATCCTTCAAAGACCATCAAGGTCCCTGAGGGCTTTGACTATGAGCTTTACAACAGGAACGATATTAACAGGATCCTCGGTCCTAAGGCTTCTTGCATTTCCTTCAAGGACTCTGCTTGTCGTTGCTTTGGTTACATGGTATCCAAGAAGAAGTATATCTTCACCATTGACGACGACTGCTTT GTTGCTAAGGACCCATCTGGCAAAGCGATCAATGCACTTGAGCAGCATATCAAGAATCTGCTATCACCATCCACTCCCTTCTTCTTCAACACCTTGTATGACCCTTTCCGAGAGGGTGCAGATTTTGTCCGTGGATACCCATTTAGTCTTCGTGAGGGCGTTCCAACTGCTGCTTCTCATGGACTTTGGCTAAACATCCCGGATTATGATGCTCCAACCCAACTGGTGAAGCCTCTTGAGAGGAACACTAG GTATGTGGATGCGGTTCTTACAATTCCAAAGGGCACCTTGTTCCCCATGTGTGGTATGAATTTGGCTTTCAACCGTGAGCTGATTGGCCCTGCCATGTACTTCGGACTCATGGGCGATGGGCAGCCAATTGGACGTTACGACGATATGTGGGCTGGCTGGTGCACCAAG GTGATATGTGACCATTTGGGATTGGGAGTCAAAACAGGTCTACCTTACATCTTTCACAGCAAAGCAAGCAACCCATTTGTTAACCTAAGGAAGGAGTACAAGGGTATATATTGGCAGGAAGAGATTATCCCATTCTTCCAAAAAGCTGTCCTTCCAAAAGACTGCACCACTGTTCAAAAGTGCTATATTGAACTGGCAAAACAGGTGAAGGAAAAGCTTAGCAAAGTTGATCCCTACTTTGACAATCTGGCTGATGCCATGGTCACATGGATTGAAGCCTGGGATGAGCTCAACCCGACTGGACCTGTGCCAAATGGCAAAGCAgcttag